A genomic window from Fusarium oxysporum Fo47 chromosome X, complete sequence includes:
- a CDS encoding glycosyl hydrolases family 2, TIM barrel domain-containing protein, giving the protein MGDSIQQEPKGIPLQEDPSQPDYINEAVFRRNTLPTRSYHIPDTSISLNGTWDFSLAGTVLEAPEPGAKDVAYGQIQVPGHWQLQGHGKPWYTNVQYPIPVCPPYVPTENPTGTYRREFHVPTGWAADSQLRLRFDGVDSAYHIWVNGTLIGYAQGSRNPSEFDVSSFVNREGANELFVRVYQWSDATYIEDQDQWWLSGIFRDVYLISFPAARVDDFFLTPHLDTDYKNARLNASVDVSAQKGVIVELIVSELAKNGGAVIGSTETSFDGQSKVTLSLYVEDPKKWTAETPYLYSAEITLKSEDKQTVLHKVQQRVGFRTVELKDGLMKVNGKRIRLRGVNRHEHHPLLGRSVPLEFAKRDLLIMKKHNINALRCAHQPHDPRVLDLCDEYGLWVMAEADLECHGFYDAVARPLDIPESMDYGERKKLAFGKAAEFTSNNPKWKDAYLDRIRAVLNRDKNHASVIMWSFGNEAFYGDNHREMFKYATEADPSRLIHYEGDMEAETTHMYSYMYPTVDRLIKYAEEEGVKDGKYEKPIVLCEYGHAMGNGPGWLEDYEQAFRDYPRLQGGFIWEWANHGLWKDDHEGAGYYAYGGDFGDTPNDGTFVMDGLLNSQHEPTPGLTEFKKVIQPVGFSFKDGELKIENWHDFAGLDHLTASYKVEQFGQESTLIYSGSFDIPEIPAGETRSVSLPVDAKRYNKDNEVYLTVTLSLKHSTAWAPAGHEIAWYQQQLQAPQTDAKAALAASNTLTSKLSVTEKGATVSVFGKNFEFVFDRAYGALKSWVSNNVTLLTFDPKTQAAIIPSFWRPKTDNDVPGAVPYWERFGVEQLQSQLRSFSVDASNSDKVVVKSHTFITPPVLFWGWDCEIEYTVYLTGALSVNVARLSPTGSFPEHVPRIGLNLYGSKTLEQVKWLGRGPGESYPDKKDSQRVGIWNAESVSELQTPYDVPQENGNREDTRWVSLRDSKSPSIGLRATRLDGKNFSFLASHHRDATIHEARHPPDLKEDDAVFIRLDSKVAGVGSGACGPAVREDLMVKTEETTFGFLLEPL; this is encoded by the exons ATGGGAGACAGCATTCAGCAAGAGCCCAAGGGCATTCCTCTCCAAGAGGATCCCTCGCAACCGGACTACATCAACGAGGCTGTCTTTAGGAGAAACACTCTCCCCACTCGTTCGTATCATATTCCCGATACTTCAATCTCATTGAACGGAACATGGGACTTTTCTCTCGCTGGCACAGTTCTGGAAGCACCTGAACCAGGCGCAAAAGATGTCGCTTATGGTCAGATCCAAGTCCCTGGTCATTGGCAGCTTCAAGGCCACGGAAAGCCCTGGTACACCAATGTTCAGTATCCAATTCCTGTTTGCCCGCCATATGTTCCTACTGAGAACCCTACGGGAACTTATCGTCGAGAATTTCATGTCCCGACAGGTTGGGCTGCGGATTCTCAGCTAAGATTACGCTttgatggcgttgatagCGCTTATCATATTTGGGTGAACGGTACCCTGATCGGATACGCTCAGGGTTCAAGAAATCCTTCTGAGTTTGACGTTTCGTCGTTTGTCAACCGCGAGGGCGCGAATGAGCTCTTTGTGAGGGTTTATCAGTGGTCTGATGCGACGTACATCGAAGATCAGGACCAATGGTGGCTGTCAG GCATCTTCCGAGATGTGTATCTTATTTCCTTCCCAGCTGCCAGAGTCGATGACTTTTTTCTCACGCCACATCTTGACACTGATTACAAGAACGCTCGGCTCAACGCATCCGTCGATGTCTCTGCTCAAAAGGGCGTCATTGTCGAGCTCATAGTCTCTGAGCTTGCAAAGAACGGAGGAGCTGTCATTGGATCTACAGAGACCTCTTTCGATGGACAGTCAAAGGTTACTCTCAGTCTTTATGTCGAGGATCCAAAGAAATGGACAGCAGAGACACCATATCTATATTCAGCAGAGATAACACTCAAGTCTGAAGATAAGCAGACTGTTCTTCACAAAGTCCAGCAACGCGTTGGTTTTAGAACGGTTGAGCTGAAGGATGGCCTAATGAAGGTCAATGGCAAACGCATTCGTCTCCGAGGTGTTAACCGTCACGAACATCACCCTCTTCTCGGCCGCTCTGTACCCCTGGAATTCGCCAAGcgtgatcttctcatcatgaagaagcaCAACATCAACGCTCTGCGCTGCGCACACCAACCTCATGACCCTCGCGTTCTTGATCTCTGTGACGAGTATGGTCTCTGGGTTATGGCGGAGGCTGATCTTGAGTGCCACGGTTTCTACGATGCTGTTGCTCGACCTCTTGACATTCCTGAGTCAATGGACTACGGCGAGCGAAAGAAGCTTGCTTTCGGAAAGGCTGCCGAGTTCACCTCCAACAACCCCAAGTGGAAGGACGCCTACCTTGACCGTATCCGGGCTGTTCTTAACCGTGATAAGAATCACGCCAGTGTTATCATGTGGAGTTTCGGTAACGAGGCTTTCTATGGTGACAACCACAGAGAGATGTTCAAGTATGCTACTGAAGCTGATCCCTCGAGACTCATTCACTATGAGGGAGATATGGAGGCCGAGACGACACATATGTATAGCTATATGTATCCTACAGTTGATCGATTGATCAAGTACGCCGAGGAAGAGGGTGTCAAGGACGGCAAGTACGAGAAGCCCATCGTTCTCTGCGAGTATGGACATGCTATGGGTAACGGACCCGGTTGGTTAGAAGACTACGAGCAAGCTTTCCGCGACTATCCTCGTCTCCAAGGTGGCTTCATCTGGGAGTGGGCAAACCACGGTCTGTGGAAGGATGACCACGAGGGAGCAGGATATTACGCTTACGGCGGTGACTTTGGAGATACACCCAACGACGGGACTTTTGTCATGGACGGTCTTCTGAACAGTCAGCATGAGCCTACCCCTGGTCTGACagagttcaagaaggtcattCAACCTGTTGGTTTCTCTTTCAAGGATGGAGAGCTGAAGATTGAGAACTGGCATGACTTTGCTGGTCTGGACCACTTGACTGCATCTTACAAGGTGGAGCAGTTTGGCCAAGA ATCCACATTGATTTACTCGGGGTCATTCGACATCCCTGAGATTCCAGCTGGCGAGACACGTTCTGTATCTCTTCCAGTCGACGCCAAGCGATACAACAAAGACAACGAGGTCTACCTGACAGTGACACTATCCCTCAAGCACTCCACAGCTTGGGCACCTGCTGGTCACGAGATTGCTTGGtatcagcagcagctccaggCTCCTCAGACTGATGCCAAGGCTGCTCTCGCCGCAAGCAACACCCTCACTTCTAAACTGTCGGTGACCGAGAAGGGCGCTACTGTGTCAGTCTTTGGCAAGAACTTCGAGTTCGTCTTCGACCGCGCTTATGGTGCTCTGAAGAGCTGGGTCTCAAACAACGTGACTCTCCTTACCTTCGACCCCAAGACCCAAGCCGCAATCATCCCATCGTTCTGGCGCCCCAAGACCGACAACGACGTCCCTGGAGCCGTTCCCTACTGGGAACgatttggtgttgagcaaCTACAATCTCAACTTCGATCTTTCTCCGTTGATGCCTCCAACTCAGACAAGGTGGTTGTGAAGTCACATACCTTCATCACTCCTCCAGTTCTGTTCTGGGGATGGGATTGTGAAATCGAGTACACAGTGTATCTCACCGGAGCTCTCAGTGTCAACGTCGCACGCCTATCACCAACAGGATCGTTCCCTGAGCACGTTCCAAGAATTGGTCTTAATCTCTATGGTAGCAAGACCCTAGAGCAAGTCAAGTGGCTCGGCCGCGGACCTGGAGAAAGCTATCCcgacaagaaggattctCAACGCGTTGGGATCTGGAATGCCGAGTCTGTTTCTGAGCTCCAGACCCCTTACGATGTTCCCCAAGAGAATGGTAACAGGGAAGACACGCGATGGGTGTCCCTTCGGGACTCCAAGTCTCCAAGCATTGGACTACGTGCGACACGCTTGGATGGAAAGAATTTCAGCTTCTTGGCATCGCATCACAGGGATGCAACTATTCATGAGGCCAGACATCCTCCTGATTTGAAAGAGGATGATGCGGTGTTTATTAGACTGGATAGTAAGGTCGCTGGTGTCGGTTCTGGTGCTTGTGGACCCGCTGTTCGTGAAGACCTTATGGTTAAGACTGAGGAGACGACTTTTGGATTCCTGTTGGAGCCGCTATGA
- a CDS encoding amino acid permease/ SLC12A domain-containing protein produces the protein MTTDINIEKGEKNEGCHSETEHPLTQGELLHQHGELNRGLKSRHIQFIAIGGSIGTGLFLGIGSALTKAGPLSLLLGYTITGVFIFVMMMSLGEMATWLPLPGALPQFCARYVDRALGFAVGWNVWYSAAITLCAELSAASLIIGYWKGAEGVNVAVWITIILVVVVLLNIFAVSIYGEAEFCFASIKVITIVGLLIMTFIVMLGGNPQSRRLGFTYWKNPGPMKEYLSEGDLGRFLGFFTTLINAAFSFGGVEMVAVAAGEAENPRKNIPKAVRRIFWRIIFFYVLGALAVGILVASNDLRLLSAQASGTSNAAASPWVIGVQNVGISVLPSIINAVILSSASSSANAFIYTFFLKCNKQGVPWIAVLVTSAMGLLTYLSVQKDGGAAQAFQWFQNLVTISSLFTWSCVCLAYIRFHAALKAQGVDRDTLHLKSYFQPWAAWAALIYFSMLIIFNGFSVFMSGRWNISDFFAAYVNSLIFAVLFIAWKLIKKTKWIPSNEADITSGKDAIDALEEIWEDPKPRNALERFWFWLA, from the exons ATGACCACAGACATCAATATCGAGAAGGGTGAAAAGAATGAGGGATGCCATTCTGAGACGGAGCATCCACTTACTCAAGGAGAGTTATTGCACCAGCATGGTGAACTGAATAGAGG GTTAAAGTCTCGCCACATTCAGTTCATCGCCATCGGAGGCTCCATTGGCACGGGGCTATTTCTTGGTATCGGCAGTGCGTTGACAAAGGCCGGCCCGCTCTCGCTCCTTCTTGGCTACACCATAACCGGAGTCTTCATctttgtcatgatgatgagcctTGGTGAAATGGCGACTTGGCTCCCTTTGCCTGGAGCCCTTCCCCAGTTCTGTGCCAGGTACGTTGATAGAGCCTTGGGATTCGCGGTTGGTTGGAATGTATGGTACTCAGCAGCGATCACCCTCTGTGCAGAATTATCAGCTGCTTCCCTCATAATCGGATACTGGAAAGGGGCTGAGGGCGTCAACGTGGCTGTTTGGATTACTATCATCCTCGTTGTCGTGGTACTACTCAATATCTTCGCCGTCTCTATTTATGGCGAGGCAGAGTTCTGTTTCGCCTCGATCAAGGTCATCACAATTGTGGGCCTTCTAATCATGACGTTCATCGTTATGCTTGGAGGTAACCCCCAGAGTCGCCGGCTAGGCTTCACATACTGGAAGAATCCAGGGCCGATGAAGGAATATCTTTCTGAGGGTGATCTTGGTCgcttcttgggctttttTACCACATTGATTAACGCTGCCTTTTCCTTTGGTGGCGTGGAAAtggttgctgttgctgccgGTGAAGCTGAGAACCCTCGCAAGAACATCCCTAAAGCTGTCCGTCGCATCTTCTGGCGCATTATCTTCTTCTACGTTCTTGGTGCCCTTGCAGTGGGTATTTTAGTTGCTTCCAACGATCTTCGCCTATTATCAGCCCAGGCAAGCGGTACTTCTAATGCCGCAGCCTCACCATGGGTGATCGGAGTCCAGAACGTCGGCATCTCAGTCCTTCCGTCTATCATTAATGCTGTTATCCTTTCGtcggcttcatcatctgccAATGCCTTTATTTACA ccttcttcctcaagtGCAACAAACAAGGAGTACCCTGGATTGCTGTCCTGGTTACCAGCGCCATGGGCCTTCTGACCTATCTTTCAGTCCAAAAGGATGGCGGTGCTGCTCAAGCATTCCAGTGGTTTCAAAACCTCGTTACTATTTCATCACTGTTCACCTGGTCCTGTGTATGCTTGGCATACATCCGTTTTCATGCTGCCTTAAAGGCGCAAGGAGTTGATCGCGACACTCTCCACCTGAAAAGCTATTTCCAACCTTGGGCAGCTTGGGCCGCTCTCATCTACTTCTCAATGTTGATCATTTTCAACGGTTTCAGCGTGTTCATGTCAGGAAGATGGAACATCAGCG ACTTCTTCGCGGCGTACGTCAACTCTCTCATCTTCGCCGTCCTTTTTATTGCATGGAAGTTGATCAAGAAGACGAAATGGATCCCGTCAAATGAAGCTGATATAACAAGTGGCAAAGACGCCATCGATGCACTGGAGGAGATCTGGGAGGATCCAAAGCCACGTAACGCTCTCGAGCGCTTCTGGTTTTGGCTAGCATAG
- a CDS encoding pyridoxal phosphate-dependent transferase, with product MAINGYIEIESCLTLVNGLVKESPITTRIHEKIQAAKAKASRDFRSDVVTVPVEEMMEAILAASVNDDIYDAEGNPSVKALEAKMVELTGMEAALWAVSGTQGNQICLRTHLTQPPHSVLCDYRAHIQCWESGALPVISQATVTTVHPTNGIHLTLEDVKANMIADGNISEGSRPVAMHLDAARVIDSVVAEGVSLKDYAACFDSMSICLAKGIGAPMGSVIVGSKRFIERSIHALSKRAGSQLEDTGYRLALPAQSNMVVLDLAGMDIPGAAFVQYCADAAVTVFPNGRLVFHHQTSEEAVADLVNALKRLLQAKKDGKALNNEAVQRGCL from the exons ATGGCTATCAATGGGTACATAGAAATTGAGAGTTGTTTGACC TTAGTCAACGGCCTGGTCAAGGAATCTCCTATTACCACTCGGATTCATGAAAAGATACAGGCTGCGAAAGCAAAGGCATCTCGCGACTTCAGATCTGATGTTGTTACTGTTCCTGTTGAGGAAATGATGGAG GCCATTCTTGCGGCCTCGGTCAACGATGACATTTACGATGCCGAGGGCAATCCGTCTGTCAAGGCCCTCGAGGCGAAGATGGTTGAGCTGACTGGCATGGAAGCGGCGCTGTGGGCGGTTTCAGGCACGCAAGGAAACCAGATCTGCCTTCGCACCCACCTCACGCAACCTCCCCACAGTGTTCTCTGTGATTATCGAGCCCATATTCAGTGCTGGGAGTCTGGAGCCCTGCCGGTCATCTCTCAAGCCACAGTTACTACGGTCCACCCGACGAATGGCATCCATCTTACACTCGAAGATGTGAAGGCTAACATGATCGCGGACGGAAACA TTTCCGAGGGCTCACGACCTGTTGCCATGCATCTCGACGCGGCCCGAGTAATCGATAGTGTGGTTGCTGAGGGCGTCAGCCTGAAGGACTATGCTGCATGCTTTGATAGCATGTCTATCTGCCTAGCTAAGGGTATCGGTGCCCCTATGGGGAGCGTTATTGTAGGAAGTAAGCGCTTCATCGAGAGAT CCATACATGCATTATCAAAGAGAGCTGGCAGTCAACTCGAGGACACAGGATACAGGCTAGCGCTGCCTGCGCAAAGCAACATGGTGGTACTAGATCTGGCTGGCATGGATATTCCTGGTGCTGCTTTTGTTCAGTACTGCGCCGATGCGGCAGTCACTGTCTTCCCCAACGGGCGTTTAGTGTTCCACCATCAAACCTCAGAGGAGGCCGTTGCCGATCTGGTCAACGCATTGAAGAGGCTActccaggccaagaaggatggTAAAGCTCTGAACAACGAGGCAGTGCAGAGAGGCTGTTTGTGA
- a CDS encoding and other transporter-domain-containing protein has protein sequence MDYKADEKVAVDHGDEIHDAHVAVQLAHDVENQKLSPWTPRMFRLYFILACAYLCGCLNGYDGSLLGGINGMKAYQRYFNMSSEGSTTGIIFAMYNIGSIAAVFFTAPVNDFFGRRWGMFTGAIIVIIGTCVQATSTGRGQFLGGRFILGFGVSFCCVSAPCYVSEMAHPNWRGTITGLYNCTWYIGSIIASWVVYGCSYVDGDIAWRIPIWCQMITSGIVALGVLWLPESPRWLIAQDRVEDAVQVLATYHGEGDENHPMVVLQIKEMSNQIAADATDKSWWDYRGLWNTHSARRRLIGVLGMAVFGQVSGNSLSSYYLPVMLKQAGITNEKKVLALNGINPVLCFFGAILGARLTDVIGRRPLLIYSIIFCSCCFAVITGTSKLSLDQPDNASAANATVAMIFIFGIVFSFGWTPLQSAYIAECLSTDIRAKGTAVGNLASSIASTIIQYSSGPAFQDIGYYFYLVFVFWDLFEAVFIYFFFPETKDRTLEELSEVFEAPNPVKKSLQKRDAQTVMNTLNVTGDAKLAGELQSSDQPERCPDFSVSDPQLIKEVTNRSSATLVVPARQGWVIYQKLDSLADSDRCDGNNPCATCASIGHDCTYGSEANSRSKNDLILESVLRVEKTLHELRSAIPAGVQLANSPQTNRTNSFSGSSPDLNLRRQSHAIQTPTSQDQRENVNNFENAVLDSMHTSTTESILQWPHFDVFPLLRHDGDSIFYLEQARPPLAVASNPMYPYVDAEDITSMLEAFERNINFWYPSMSQEQLGNLRATLQTGMPSEDTVHSCLCLLTLALGCASQAAEDLRFTAEPDAAEKDRRLRKRKLGDIYFQLALKKLHVAHLQVDSESTQCLFFTALYFASLVRPLQAWEYLSATATRCMLLLSYPPNTHDDEAEERIRRIFWSCYILESDYMAELSACPPSGIARVESSIPLPSTYHTHPSEIVEEESSLYFLACISMRRLLNRVHQLLYAKDTGAAFDHTRFPRIVAELQRQLDDWREVLPASFSFSIDTEEAATAAGGFLRQRYLTCKGVIYRPYLMWMLSSSYAETRVPPIPDAMQNCKLCLDACLLHALDLRGFPQTVLIDTWICSLSMSGAMLIILAASHVPALKEFIGSRATLVGSHLEKLFRNWREVSFGGDSPSVDRSMWLIQQADSYIRDCY, from the exons ATGGACTACAAAGCTGATGAGAAGGTCGCTGTTGaccatggtgatgagattCATGACGCTCATGTCGCGGTTCAGCTTGCgcatgatgttgagaatCAGAAGCTGTCGCCATGGACGCCTCGTATGTTCAGGTTGTACTTCATCCTGGCTTGCGCATACCTCTGCGGTTGCTTG AACGGATATGACGGTAGTCTTCTCGGTGGTATCAACGGTATGAAGGCATACCAACGCTACTTCAACAT GTCTTCTGAGGGCTCTACGACCGGTATCATCTTTGCGATGTACAACATCGGTTCCATTGCCGCCGTGTTCTTCACCGCTCCCGTAAACGATTTCTTCGGCCGAAGATGGGGCATGTTCACCGGCGCCATCATAGTCATCATCGGAACATGTGTCCAAGCTACATCCACCGGACGAGGTCAATTCCTCGGCGGTCGCTTCATCCTCGGCTTCGGTGTCAGCTTCTGCTGTGTCTCCGCCCCTTGCTACGTTAGCGAGATGGCGCATCCCAACTGGCGAGGCACCATTACTGGTCTGTACAACTGTACCTGGTACATCGGTAGCATCATCGCTAGTTGGGTCGTCTACGGCTGCAGTTACGTCGATGGTGACATTGCCTGGAGAATTCCCATTTGGTGCCAGATGATTACCTCTGGTATCGTTGCGCTTGGCGTTCTGTGGCTGCCTGAGTCTCCACGATGGCTCATCGCTCAGGACAGAGTTGAGGATGCTGTCCAAGTTCTTGCCACGTACCATGGTGAGGGTGATGAGAACCATCCGATGGTTGTGTtgcagatcaaggagatgTCGAACCAAATTGCTGCTGATGCTACTGATAAGTCTTGGTGGGATTATCGTGGGCTCTGGAACACCCATAGTGCGCGACGCCGACTTATTGGTGTCTTGGGAATGGCTGTCTTTGGCCAAGTCAGTGGAAACAGTTTGAG CTCTTATTATCTCCCCGTCATGCTGAAGCAAGCCGGCATCACCAACGAAAAGAAGGTCTTGGCTCTGAACGGCATCAACCCTGTGCTCTGCTTCTTCGGTGCTATTCTCGGAGCGCGTCTCACTGATGTTATCGGTCGCCGACCTCTTCTGATCTACTCAATCATCTTCTGCTCATGCTGTTTCGCCGTCATTACCGGCACCAGCAAGCTCTCCCTCGACCAACCCGACAACGCCTCCGCTGCCAACGCCACTGTTGCcatgatcttcatcttcggtatCGTCTTCTCTTTCGGTTGGACTCCTCTACAGTCAGCATACATCGCTGAATGCTTGTCCACCGACATTCGAGCCAAGGGTACTGCCGTCGGTAACCTTGCTAGTTCAATCGCCTCGACCATTATCCAGTACAGCAGTGGTCCCGCTTTCCAGGACATCGGTTACTACTTCTACCTAGTGTTTGTCTTTTGGGATCTGTTTGAAGCTGTATTtatctacttcttcttccccgaGACGAAGGATCGTACTCTTGAGGAATTGTCCGAGGTGTTTGAGGCACCCAACCCTGTGAAGAAGAGTCTTCAGAAGAGGGATGCTCAGACTGTTATGAACACTCTGAATGTGACGGGAGATGCGAAGCTTGCGGGAGAG CTCCAAAGCAGTGACCAACCAGAAAGATGTCCCGACTTCAGTGTTTCAGACCCTCAATTG ATCAAGGAAGTGACCAATCGGTCAAG TGCGACGCTTGTCGTACCCGCAAGACAAGGTTGGGTGATCTACCAGAAACTTGACAGCTTGGCTGATAGCGATAGATGCGATGGAAACAATCCTTGCGCAACATGTGCGTCGATCGGCCATGATTGCACCTATGGGTCTGAAGCCAACTC GAGGAGCAAGAACGATCTGATCCTAGAAAGTGTTCTGCGGGTCGAGAAAACCCTACATGAGTTAAGATCTGCCATC CCGGCCGGTGTTCAACTTGCCAACTCACCCCAAACAAATCGCACCAACTCGTTCTCGGGTTCCTCGCCAGATCTGAATCTCCGTCGGCAGAGTCATGCGATTCAAACACCGACCAGTCAAGACCAACGTGAGAATGTCAACAACTTTGAGAATGCGGTCTTGGACTCTATGCATACTTCGACAACTGAGTCGATACTCCAATGGCCTCACTTTGATGTCTTTCCACTGCTTCGACATGATGGAGACTCGATCTTCTATCTTGAACAGGCACGACCACCGCTAGCAGTTGCATCAAACCCCATGTATCCATACGTTGACGCGGAAGACATAACCTCGATGTTGGAGGCGTTCGAACGAAACATCAACTTCTGGTACCCTTCTATGTCACAAGAACAACTGGGCAATTTACGTGCGACACTTCAAACCGGAATGCCTTCAGAGGATACAGTTCACTCTTGTCTTTGTTTACTCACCTTGGCTTTAGGATGTGCAAGTCAAGCTGCCGAAGACCTTCGTTTTACAGCTGAGCCCGATGCAGCAGAGAAAGACAGAAGACTTCGGAAGCGGAAGCTGGGTGACATCTATTTTCAACTGGCTCTAAAGAAGCTCCACGTTGCCCATCTGCAAGTTGACTCTGAAAGCACCCAGTGCCTCTTCTTCACAGC TCTTTACTTCGCCTCTTTGGTCCGGCCACTTCAGGCTTGGGAGTATCTCAGTGCTACAGCGACGAGATGCATGTTGCTTCTTTCCTATCCTCCCAACACGCATGACGACGAGGCTGAAGAACGCATCAGAAGGATATTCTGGTCATGCTACATTCTAGAAAG TGACTATATGGCTGAGCTCTCAGCATGTCCTCCGTCAGGAATCGCTCGCGTCGAGTCTTCTATCCCACTACCAAGCACATATCACACGCACCCGTCCGAAATTGTAGAAGAGGAATCATCTCTCTACTTCTTGGCCTGTATCAGTATGCGACGCCTCCTCAACAGAGTCCATCAACTACTCTACGCAAAGGACACGGGCGCCGCATTCGACCACACTCGCTTTCCACGCATCGTTGCCGAACTACAGCGACAGCTCGATGACTGGCGTGAAGTATTACCAGCCTCATTCTCTTTCAGCATAGATACGGAAGAGGCAGCAACAGCGGCTGGTGGATTCCTTCGACAACGATATCTGACCTGCAAGGGCGTGATTTACCGACCCTATCTGATGTGGATGCTAAGCAGTAGCTACGCTGAGACGAGGGTGCCTCCAATACCAGATGCTATGCAAAATTGCAAGCTATGCCTGGACGCTTGCTTGCTGCATGCCTTAGACCTAAGAGGATTCCCGCAAACAGTTCTGATTGACACGTGGATATGCTCACTTTC AATGTCTGGAGCCATGCTGATCATCCTCGCTGCATCACACGTACCGGCTCTCAAAGAGTTCATTGGCTCACGAGCCACACTTGTAGGAAGCCATCTTGAGAAGTTGTTCCGAAACTGGCGTGAGGTCTCATTCGGAGGAGACTCGCCAAGTGTTGACCGAAGTATGTGGCTTATACAACAAGCAGATAGTTATATAAGGGACTGCTATTGA